Proteins from a single region of Polynucleobacter sp. KF022:
- the ftsY gene encoding signal recognition particle-docking protein FtsY, translating to MFGLRKTLGSLFKSSKVDESWFDTLEESLIQSDVGLPTTEQLISKLRKAAKSEKASSPEELQALLIQEVSTLLTAIEPSLNPLFTGDKPNTPEVWLVVGVNGAGKTTTIGKLCRLFQSQGKSVLLAAGDTFRAAARNQLQEWGGRNQVDVITQEGGDAAAVAHDAIHAAISRKSDILIIDTAGRLATQDHLMEELKKVKRVIGKALPGAPHHTLLVLDGNTGQNGLSQVKAFHAALGLTGIIVTKLDGTAKGGVICALAHTLQEGPKPAVLALGKGEGIDDLAPFTAGQYSSELFN from the coding sequence TTCAAATCAAGCAAGGTTGATGAATCTTGGTTTGATACTTTGGAAGAATCACTCATACAAAGTGATGTGGGTCTTCCTACGACCGAACAACTCATCAGCAAACTACGTAAAGCAGCAAAATCAGAGAAGGCTTCCAGCCCCGAAGAGTTACAAGCGCTACTTATTCAAGAAGTCAGCACATTACTCACTGCTATTGAGCCTTCACTTAATCCACTCTTTACTGGCGATAAGCCTAACACTCCAGAGGTATGGTTGGTTGTAGGGGTAAACGGTGCTGGCAAGACTACAACTATTGGCAAACTCTGCCGACTCTTTCAGTCTCAAGGTAAATCCGTTCTCCTGGCCGCAGGCGATACCTTCAGGGCTGCTGCACGCAACCAACTTCAAGAATGGGGCGGACGCAATCAAGTGGATGTTATTACTCAAGAAGGTGGTGACGCTGCCGCGGTTGCGCATGACGCGATTCATGCGGCCATCTCACGTAAGAGCGATATTCTGATCATTGATACAGCAGGCCGCTTAGCCACTCAAGACCATCTGATGGAAGAGCTCAAGAAGGTAAAGCGCGTCATCGGTAAAGCCCTTCCTGGGGCGCCACACCATACCCTACTCGTCCTAGATGGCAACACAGGCCAAAATGGCTTAAGCCAAGTAAAAGCGTTTCATGCAGCCTTGGGGCTGACTGGAATCATCGTGACTAAGCTTGATGGCACCGCTAAAGGCGGCGTGATCTGCGCCCTTGCCCATACCCTACAAGAAGGCCCAAAACCCGCTGTTCTAGCCCTAGGCAAAGGTGAGGGAATTGATGATTTAGCCCCCTTCACAGCAGGGCAATATTCCTCTGAATTATTCAATTAA
- the rpoH gene encoding RNA polymerase sigma factor RpoH, with the protein MVQKKSDKPNLQTLPVAQTAAASAFPMLPTLGVGTLDSYIAYVNRVPMLSAAEELHLAQEFRRTENVDAAKTLVLSHLRLVVSVARQYLGYGIPHADLIQEGNIGLMKAVKRYDPNNGARLVSYAIHWIKAEIHEYILKNWRLVKTATTKAQRKLFFNLRSNKPTLSALTPSEVDALAKALDVKGSDVKEMEMRLAGGDVALEGDDSDEESAYAPIQWLADNSQEPTARIASAEADALQGPKLDQALMALDERSRNIVQSRWLAMDAEGNGTKTLHDLADEYGISAERVRQIETAALKKMRGLLQAA; encoded by the coding sequence ATGGTTCAAAAGAAATCTGACAAACCGAATTTGCAAACGCTGCCAGTCGCGCAGACTGCGGCGGCGTCTGCATTTCCAATGCTGCCAACTCTTGGGGTTGGCACTCTCGATTCATACATTGCGTACGTTAATCGCGTACCGATGCTCAGCGCTGCGGAAGAGTTACATCTTGCGCAGGAATTTCGTCGCACAGAAAATGTTGATGCTGCTAAAACTTTAGTGCTATCACATTTGCGTTTAGTGGTTTCTGTTGCTCGTCAATATCTTGGCTATGGCATTCCACACGCAGACTTAATTCAAGAAGGCAATATTGGCTTGATGAAAGCAGTAAAGCGCTACGACCCAAACAATGGTGCTCGCTTAGTGTCTTACGCGATTCATTGGATCAAAGCAGAAATTCATGAGTACATTCTCAAGAACTGGCGCCTGGTTAAAACTGCGACCACTAAAGCACAACGTAAATTGTTCTTTAACTTGCGCAGCAATAAACCCACCTTAAGCGCTCTGACTCCGAGCGAAGTGGATGCTTTGGCTAAAGCACTTGATGTCAAAGGTTCTGACGTTAAAGAAATGGAAATGCGGCTTGCTGGCGGCGATGTTGCGCTTGAAGGCGATGACAGTGACGAGGAATCCGCTTATGCCCCTATTCAATGGCTAGCAGATAACTCCCAAGAGCCGACTGCTCGCATTGCCAGTGCTGAAGCAGATGCCCTGCAGGGTCCTAAATTAGATCAAGCACTGATGGCTTTAGATGAGCGCAGTCGCAATATTGTGCAATCTCGCTGGTTGGCGATGGATGCTGAAGGTAACGGCACCAAGACATTGCATGATCTTGCTGATGAGTACGGCATATCTGCTGAACGCGTTCGCCAAATCGAAACTGCAGCACTCAAAAAGATGCGTGGATTACTCCAGGCAGCCTAA
- a CDS encoding SCO family protein, with translation MNFLRVCFLAILCFVLTACSPKPEFKNIDITGSTAFGKDFSLLDPDGKVRTLADFKGKVVVMFFGYTQCPDICPTTLTEMQQVMTLLGPQSDKVQVLFVTVDPERDTAEILKQYVPAFDPRFLGLRPADEAALEKVTKDFKIYYKKVPGTKPGSYTMDHTAGSYAFDPEGRLRLYIKHAQGPETLAHDLKELLK, from the coding sequence ATGAATTTTCTACGTGTTTGCTTTCTGGCAATTCTGTGTTTTGTATTAACTGCTTGCAGTCCAAAGCCAGAGTTTAAAAACATTGATATCACCGGCAGCACTGCATTTGGTAAAGACTTTAGTTTGCTGGATCCAGATGGGAAGGTGAGAACCTTGGCTGACTTTAAGGGCAAAGTGGTAGTGATGTTCTTTGGCTACACGCAGTGCCCTGATATTTGTCCAACCACTTTGACTGAAATGCAGCAAGTGATGACCCTTTTAGGACCTCAGTCAGACAAGGTCCAGGTGCTTTTTGTGACGGTGGATCCTGAGCGAGATACAGCGGAGATTTTGAAGCAGTATGTGCCTGCATTTGATCCGCGTTTCTTAGGCTTGCGTCCAGCGGATGAGGCTGCTTTAGAGAAGGTCACCAAAGACTTCAAGATTTATTACAAGAAGGTACCGGGTACCAAGCCAGGCTCGTACACCATGGATCACACAGCAGGTAGCTATGCATTTGATCCAGAAGGGCGCTTACGTTTATATATCAAACACGCACAAGGTCCTGAGACCTTAGCGCATGATTTGAAAGAACTACTGAAGTAA
- the cyoE gene encoding heme o synthase — MSDSKTSAPVAMPRWRQYWVLTKPRVTQLAVFCAVIGMFLATPGMVPYPVLFGGIVGIWLLAGAAFAVNCLIEQAVDAKMKRTSWRPSATGEVTPFHIIIFSIILGSLGMIILWNFCNPLTMWLTLATFVGYAVIYTWLLKPATPQNIVIGGLSGAMPPALGWAAVTNTLSAEAWLLVLIIFVWTPPHFWALALYRRDDYVQSGLPMLPVTHGERFTLLNIVLYTLILIAATMLPYIYGMSGMVYLISAIVLGLMFLAYVIALFISYSDALAKKTFRFSITYLSLLFAALLIDHYFL, encoded by the coding sequence ATGAGTGACTCTAAAACAAGCGCGCCTGTGGCAATGCCACGTTGGCGTCAATATTGGGTTTTAACCAAACCCAGAGTGACTCAGCTCGCCGTATTTTGTGCGGTGATTGGGATGTTCTTGGCTACGCCTGGTATGGTTCCTTACCCAGTGTTATTTGGCGGCATTGTGGGTATCTGGCTTTTGGCCGGCGCAGCATTTGCGGTGAACTGTTTAATTGAGCAAGCTGTTGATGCCAAGATGAAGCGCACCTCATGGCGTCCATCCGCTACTGGTGAAGTCACACCATTTCACATCATTATTTTTTCTATCATTTTGGGCTCGCTCGGAATGATTATTTTGTGGAATTTCTGCAACCCCTTAACGATGTGGCTAACACTCGCTACCTTTGTTGGCTATGCAGTGATCTATACCTGGTTGCTGAAACCAGCTACACCACAAAACATTGTGATCGGTGGCTTGTCGGGTGCTATGCCGCCAGCCCTTGGTTGGGCAGCAGTAACGAATACGCTTTCTGCAGAGGCTTGGCTTTTAGTTCTCATCATCTTTGTTTGGACGCCACCACATTTCTGGGCTTTGGCTTTGTATCGCCGTGATGACTATGTGCAGTCGGGCTTGCCAATGCTACCGGTGACACATGGTGAGCGCTTTACACTGTTAAATATCGTGCTTTACACCTTGATTTTGATTGCCGCTACGATGTTGCCTTACATCTATGGCATGAGTGGTATGGTGTATTTAATATCAGCTATTGTTCTCGGCTTGATGTTCTTGGCTTATGTGATTGCGCTATTTATTTCTTATAGCGATGCTTTGGCTAAAAAAACATTCCGATTTTCTATCACCTATTTATCGCTACTCTTTGCGGCGCTCTTAATAGACCACTATTTCCTCTGA
- a CDS encoding COX15/CtaA family protein — MPSLILFLELGAIAIIFAGLPLLYLWRKPGYSFFQKLNWVLVFMTFDLIVFGAFTRLTDSGLGCPDWPGCYGTSNPFHALSEIQRAESAMPTGPVTVIKAWIEMIHRYLAMTVGALILVQVGIAFSKLKSLGKNPLLGSLGLLVLVCVQGAFGAWTVTLKLQPIIVTIHLMLALVLLSFLTLYAQQSWEEKSSTIRAIRVRPLPAQLLAFSFAVLFIQVFLGAWVSTNYAVLACPDFPTCMGSVWPETNWREGFTLWRQLGLNAQGEFISPIALQTIHWAHRLFAVLVLVVLCALGFKALQLATPVLSGLGLVAKLLLVVLLLQIVTGISNVIFQWPLLAALLHTAGSAALVFCLVRMSYWASWKPFIQKKMA; from the coding sequence ATGCCGAGCTTGATTTTATTTTTAGAGTTAGGAGCTATCGCAATTATTTTTGCGGGCCTGCCTTTGCTCTATCTTTGGAGAAAGCCGGGCTATAGCTTTTTCCAAAAACTCAATTGGGTATTAGTCTTTATGACTTTTGATCTGATTGTGTTCGGTGCATTTACACGTCTAACTGACTCTGGCTTAGGCTGCCCTGATTGGCCTGGATGCTATGGCACCTCCAATCCATTTCATGCCCTCAGTGAGATTCAGCGGGCCGAGAGCGCCATGCCTACCGGGCCTGTGACGGTTATCAAAGCTTGGATCGAGATGATTCATCGGTATTTGGCAATGACGGTGGGCGCCCTAATTTTGGTGCAGGTGGGAATTGCTTTTAGCAAGCTCAAGTCTTTAGGAAAAAATCCTTTGCTGGGTAGTCTCGGTTTACTTGTTTTGGTCTGCGTGCAAGGTGCCTTTGGCGCTTGGACAGTGACCCTGAAGTTGCAACCCATTATTGTCACCATTCATTTGATGTTGGCCTTGGTTTTATTGTCCTTCCTCACTTTGTATGCGCAACAATCTTGGGAAGAAAAATCTTCTACGATTCGCGCAATTCGCGTTCGCCCGCTACCCGCACAACTGCTTGCTTTTTCCTTCGCGGTTCTGTTTATCCAAGTCTTTCTGGGCGCTTGGGTGAGTACTAATTACGCCGTTCTAGCATGTCCAGATTTTCCGACTTGTATGGGTAGCGTATGGCCTGAAACAAACTGGCGTGAGGGATTTACTCTTTGGCGCCAATTAGGACTCAATGCTCAAGGTGAATTTATCTCCCCCATAGCGCTGCAAACCATCCATTGGGCGCATCGCCTCTTTGCGGTATTGGTGTTAGTGGTGTTGTGCGCTTTAGGCTTTAAAGCGCTTCAGTTAGCAACTCCGGTCTTATCTGGTCTGGGTTTGGTGGCTAAGTTGTTGTTAGTTGTACTTCTGCTGCAGATCGTGACTGGTATTTCGAATGTGATCTTTCAGTGGCCTTTATTAGCCGCTCTATTGCATACCGCAGGCTCTGCTGCTTTGGTATTCTGTTTAGTCAGAATGAGTTATTGGGCCTCATGGAAGCCTTTCATTCAAAAGAAGATGGCATAA
- a CDS encoding SURF1 family protein — translation MNSLFTALITKRIVATVSALIVIAIGCGAGIWQLSRADTKIALAANLLARQQMPILNANTGPWALEEARERRMIARGQYIPEAAIWLDNRPRPLPPAGSTTSQSGFYLMMPLRLEGKDEILWVNRGWAPRNNENRESLPPVQTPNRIVNVEGIVFAQPGKVYELGSSKNPIDTSKPRIEQNFDLVSEGNLHSWVQAPFILREVEVGSDDGLLREWPPLTSGVDRHYAYAFQWFALAFAGFVFWLITGLRQYKRQGFANGDQG, via the coding sequence TTGAATAGTCTTTTTACCGCTCTCATTACAAAGCGCATAGTTGCTACTGTATCAGCCTTGATCGTGATTGCGATTGGCTGTGGAGCGGGCATTTGGCAGCTGAGTAGAGCTGATACCAAAATTGCCTTGGCTGCCAATTTGTTGGCTCGCCAACAAATGCCTATCTTGAATGCGAATACCGGTCCTTGGGCTTTAGAAGAGGCTCGTGAGCGCCGTATGATTGCAAGAGGGCAATATATCCCCGAAGCGGCCATTTGGCTGGATAACCGGCCAAGACCCCTTCCTCCTGCCGGCAGTACTACTTCGCAATCTGGTTTCTATCTGATGATGCCTTTAAGGCTAGAGGGCAAGGATGAGATTCTTTGGGTTAATAGGGGTTGGGCGCCACGCAACAATGAAAATCGCGAGTCCTTGCCGCCAGTGCAAACGCCAAATCGGATAGTCAATGTAGAAGGCATCGTTTTTGCGCAGCCTGGCAAGGTTTATGAGTTAGGTAGCAGCAAGAATCCTATTGATACTAGTAAGCCTAGGATTGAGCAAAATTTCGACTTAGTGTCTGAAGGTAATTTACATAGTTGGGTGCAAGCCCCATTTATTTTGCGTGAGGTTGAGGTCGGCTCGGATGATGGTTTGTTACGTGAGTGGCCGCCTCTGACAAGCGGAGTCGATCGCCATTATGCTTATGCATTCCAGTGGTTTGCTTTGGCCTTTGCTGGTTTCGTATTTTGGTTAATTACAGGTTTGCGGCAATATAAACGTCAGGGTTTTGCGAATGGGGATCAAGGGTGA
- a CDS encoding twin transmembrane helix small protein, which translates to MKWIIPIVLLMIVFSLGSALYYMMKDRGNSSRMVHSLMLRIGLSIALFAGILLAHYFGLIEATGIKVGTN; encoded by the coding sequence ATGAAGTGGATTATTCCAATTGTCCTACTAATGATTGTTTTTAGCTTAGGATCAGCTCTGTATTACATGATGAAAGATAGGGGCAATAGCTCACGCATGGTCCACTCACTCATGCTGCGCATCGGGCTATCTATCGCACTGTTTGCCGGAATTCTACTGGCCCACTACTTTGGACTCATTGAGGCCACTGGAATTAAAGTCGGTACTAATTAA
- a CDS encoding cytochrome c oxidase subunit 3, translating to MSSNSTPYYFVPGLSRHPAMAAFGLIAFGFGISGWVNHASWGGPLTLAGVAFVLYVLYNWFGDTIAESNAGKNGVNVDISYRWSMAWFIFSEIMFFGAFFAALFYARNIAMPWMGDVESKLLWPNFQAVWPNDGPAGLVEKFTTMGPWPIPTINTLLLLSSGVTITIAHHALVENHMKKAIIGLAATVGLGIVFLGFQVYEYYHAYHELNLKLTSGIYGSTFFMLTGFHGFHVFLGGTMLAIVLRRMIRGDFTSKHHFAFEGAAWYWHFVDVVWLGLYIAVYWM from the coding sequence ATGTCATCCAATTCAACCCCATACTATTTCGTCCCTGGACTATCTAGACATCCAGCAATGGCCGCTTTTGGCTTAATTGCTTTTGGCTTTGGTATTTCTGGATGGGTAAATCATGCCTCTTGGGGCGGACCTTTGACCCTTGCAGGCGTTGCGTTTGTTCTCTACGTTCTCTATAACTGGTTCGGTGACACGATTGCAGAATCCAATGCTGGCAAGAACGGTGTCAACGTTGACATCTCTTATCGCTGGTCGATGGCTTGGTTCATTTTCTCTGAAATCATGTTCTTCGGCGCATTCTTTGCAGCTTTGTTCTATGCACGCAATATTGCGATGCCTTGGATGGGTGATGTAGAAAGCAAATTGCTTTGGCCTAATTTCCAAGCTGTTTGGCCAAATGATGGTCCTGCTGGTTTAGTTGAGAAATTCACCACCATGGGTCCTTGGCCAATTCCAACAATCAACACATTGCTGCTCTTGAGCTCTGGTGTAACGATTACTATCGCTCACCATGCGTTAGTAGAAAACCACATGAAGAAAGCCATTATTGGCTTGGCTGCAACTGTTGGTTTGGGTATCGTTTTCTTGGGCTTCCAGGTTTATGAGTACTACCATGCATATCATGAGCTGAACTTGAAGCTGACTTCAGGCATTTATGGTTCTACATTCTTCATGTTGACTGGTTTCCACGGCTTCCACGTTTTCCTGGGCGGCACAATGTTGGCGATTGTCTTGCGTCGTATGATTCGTGGCGACTTTACTTCTAAGCATCATTTCGCATTTGAAGGCGCTGCTTGGTACTGGCACTTCGTTGACGTAGTCTGGCTTGGTCTGTACATCGCTGTTTACTGGATGTAA
- a CDS encoding DUF2970 domain-containing protein gives MKKKSSFMQSMKAVMWGFLGVRKKSGLQEDVASLSFVHIIIAGVIGALIFMGVLLLIVKVVVSH, from the coding sequence ATGAAAAAGAAAAGTAGTTTTATGCAGTCTATGAAAGCCGTGATGTGGGGCTTTTTGGGGGTGCGTAAGAAGTCTGGTTTGCAGGAAGATGTTGCTTCATTGAGTTTTGTGCACATTATCATTGCAGGTGTTATTGGCGCCTTGATTTTTATGGGCGTCCTCCTGTTGATAGTGAAAGTAGTTGTGTCCCATTGA
- a CDS encoding cytochrome c oxidase assembly protein: MVTTQALNRQILLKLLIAAVMMFGFGYALVPMYKALCEVTGINVVTSKNDYGVRAFSPNKVGNTQVNYARTVTIEFDSNSRGPFTFKPVKNFLEVHPGEMTEIVYEVTNNQNRPVRAQAIPSYAPKSATEFFTKLECFCFQEQTLAAKETKKMPVVFVIDAGLPDDVKTITLSYTFFELGLGNTPPAPKTRLAS; encoded by the coding sequence ATGGTTACAACTCAAGCACTTAACCGCCAGATTTTGTTGAAGCTCTTAATTGCAGCGGTGATGATGTTTGGTTTTGGTTATGCCTTGGTTCCGATGTACAAGGCCTTATGTGAGGTCACCGGAATTAATGTCGTAACGAGCAAGAATGACTATGGTGTCAGAGCCTTTAGCCCTAATAAGGTTGGCAATACCCAAGTTAACTATGCTCGTACGGTGACTATTGAGTTTGATTCGAATAGCCGTGGCCCGTTTACTTTTAAACCAGTAAAGAATTTTTTAGAAGTGCACCCTGGTGAAATGACAGAGATTGTTTATGAAGTAACTAATAATCAGAATCGCCCAGTACGCGCACAAGCAATACCGAGTTATGCGCCTAAAAGTGCAACGGAGTTTTTTACTAAATTAGAGTGCTTTTGCTTCCAGGAGCAAACGCTAGCAGCAAAAGAAACAAAAAAGATGCCGGTAGTCTTTGTGATCGATGCAGGTTTACCGGATGATGTAAAAACAATTACTTTGTCATATACCTTCTTTGAATTGGGCTTAGGTAATACGCCTCCAGCACCTAAAACAAGGTTGGCATCATGA
- a CDS encoding cytochrome oxidase small assembly protein: MKQEFNSSGKQALAASNRRTGFILLSVVAVFFIGIVIKRSLLG, translated from the coding sequence GTGAAGCAGGAATTTAATTCATCAGGAAAGCAAGCCCTTGCTGCGAGCAATCGCAGGACGGGCTTCATTCTGTTGAGCGTAGTAGCAGTCTTTTTTATTGGTATTGTGATTAAACGGAGCTTGTTGGGTTAA
- the ctaD gene encoding cytochrome c oxidase subunit I — MSTVSTTHDHAHDHAHDHAHDDHTPHGWRRWLFATNHKDIGTMYLIFSFVSLLAGGVMALGIRLELFQPGLQFLRPEFFNQLTTMHGLVMVFGAIMPAFVGFANWMVPLQIGASDMAFARMNNFSFWILPVAATLLLSSFLVPGGAPSGGWTIYAPLTSQMGPGMDMAIFALHLLGASSIMGSINIIVTILNMRAPGMTLMKMPMFCWTWLITAYLLIAVMPVLAGAITMVLTDRHFGTSFFSAVGGGDPIMFQHIFWFFGHPEVYIMILPAFGIISEIVPAFSRKTLFGYSSMVYATASIAILSFIVWAHHMFATGMPVTGQLFFMYATMLIAVPTGVKIFNWVATMWKGSMTFETPMLWAIGFIFVFTMGGFTGLILAMAPIDIGVQDTYYVVAHFHYVLVAGSLFAMFAGFYYWCPKWTGYMANETRGKIHFWSSMIFFNITFFPMHFLGLAGMPRRYADYPTQFADFNAIASIGALGFGLAQVYFLLFVVMPAYRGQGEKAPMKPWDGAKGLEWTVPSPAPHHTFETPPSAEQMREAGI; from the coding sequence ATGAGCACAGTCTCTACTACCCACGATCACGCACACGACCACGCGCATGACCATGCGCACGACGATCACACACCACATGGTTGGCGTCGTTGGTTGTTCGCAACCAACCACAAAGACATCGGTACGATGTATTTGATCTTCTCATTCGTTAGCTTGCTAGCTGGCGGTGTGATGGCCTTGGGAATTCGTTTGGAATTGTTCCAGCCTGGTTTGCAGTTCTTGCGCCCAGAGTTTTTCAATCAGCTCACAACCATGCACGGTTTGGTGATGGTGTTCGGTGCAATTATGCCGGCCTTCGTTGGCTTTGCTAACTGGATGGTGCCTTTGCAAATCGGTGCGTCTGATATGGCATTTGCCCGTATGAACAACTTTAGCTTCTGGATTCTTCCAGTAGCAGCAACATTATTGTTGAGCTCATTCCTCGTTCCTGGTGGCGCTCCATCAGGTGGCTGGACTATCTATGCTCCATTGACTTCACAAATGGGCCCTGGCATGGATATGGCGATTTTTGCACTCCACTTATTGGGTGCCTCATCGATCATGGGTTCGATCAACATCATCGTAACTATTTTGAACATGCGCGCTCCTGGCATGACATTAATGAAGATGCCAATGTTCTGCTGGACTTGGTTAATTACTGCTTACTTGTTGATTGCTGTGATGCCTGTATTGGCTGGTGCAATCACGATGGTTCTTACTGACCGTCATTTCGGTACTTCATTCTTCTCCGCTGTTGGCGGTGGCGACCCAATCATGTTCCAGCATATTTTCTGGTTCTTTGGTCACCCTGAGGTTTACATCATGATTCTTCCAGCATTCGGAATCATCAGTGAAATCGTTCCAGCATTCTCCAGAAAGACATTGTTTGGTTACAGTTCAATGGTTTATGCAACTGCATCCATCGCGATCTTGTCGTTCATCGTTTGGGCTCACCACATGTTTGCAACTGGTATGCCAGTAACAGGTCAACTGTTCTTCATGTACGCAACCATGTTGATCGCCGTTCCAACTGGCGTGAAGATTTTTAACTGGGTAGCAACCATGTGGAAAGGTTCAATGACCTTTGAAACTCCAATGTTGTGGGCTATCGGCTTTATCTTCGTTTTCACCATGGGTGGATTTACGGGCCTGATCTTGGCAATGGCGCCAATTGATATTGGTGTTCAAGATACTTACTACGTTGTTGCTCACTTCCACTATGTATTGGTAGCAGGCTCATTGTTTGCGATGTTTGCAGGCTTCTACTACTGGTGTCCAAAGTGGACTGGCTACATGGCTAACGAAACTCGCGGCAAGATCCATTTCTGGTCTTCCATGATTTTCTTTAACATCACCTTCTTCCCGATGCACTTCTTGGGCTTGGCAGGTATGCCACGTCGTTATGCTGACTACCCAACTCAGTTTGCTGACTTCAATGCGATTGCATCGATCGGCGCATTGGGCTTCGGTTTGGCACAGGTTTACTTCTTGCTCTTCGTTGTGATGCCGGCTTACCGCGGTCAAGGTGAAAAAGCGCCGATGAAGCCATGGGATGGTGCTAAGGGTCTTGAGTGGACAGTACCGTCACCAGCGCCTCATCACACTTTTGAAACTCCGCCTAGCGCAGAGCAGATGCGTGAAGCAGGAATTTAA